The following nucleotide sequence is from uncultured Roseateles sp..
CTCGGCGTAGATGTGCTTGGACTCAATTGGCGTGCCCGACATCAGGCACTGAAAATTTGCTCCGCGCGAAAGCTTGGTGCCGTTCTTGGCAGAGTCATCGGGCTCACCTGCCTGCACAGTGAAACGATAGTCGCTGCCCTCGAGTACCGGCTTCACATAGGATTGCTTGCCCTCTTTGGTAGACAGCACGAAGGTCGAGGCTAGCGGCACTGCTACTTCGGAAAAGGCGGGGTTCGGGCTCCTGACCGTGCGGGCCCACAGCCAAGCGATAACTGTCAGCCTTTCGCCTAGATAGGGTTTCAACTCTGGCCGGTCGGCCACCATCGTGGCCGTCACCTCTATCTTGGGGTAAAGGTGGCCGATGCGCTTCTCGGCCTCGGCGCGCATCCAGGCACCATAGCGGCGCACGTCTTCTGCAAGGCCACGCGCACCGCGCCACTCTTCAAACGCATCATGCGTGCCCTTTTTGGCCGTTCCCTTCTCGGACTCTAAGACCGGCCCCACAGGCGACCAACCCGCGAATATGGGCGGGATCTCGATCATCGCCTTGTTGATCGTCACTGCGACGGGGTTGAGGTCGCTGGCCCAGCTTTCCAGGCCGAGGCGCTGTGCCTCCAGAGGCAGCGCGCCACCGCCGGCGAAGGGGTCATGAAACGCTGGCAGCTTGTCGGGGTTGAACAGCTCGGCTGCCCTTGGGTGCCCCTTATTCAGGCGGCAAGTCTCTTCCCAACTTTCCTTGATTGCGACACGTGCGCGAGCGAGAACTGCCTCGTTGTTGGTGTTCTCCCAAAGCACCAGGTCTTCGATGATCTTGAAAAGTTCTTCGCGCTTGGCCGCGGCCTGCACCTTGGTCATTCCCGGACCGTAACCACGTTCGCCGCCCGGGTCATTGACCATCTGGGCAAAGATCACTGCCCGTGCCGCCGCCAATGGACGGCGGGCCCACCAAAGATGCAGCGTGCTGGGGTGGCCATGACGTATGGACTTCTCACGCGCAGACGCCACATTGATGGCATCCAGGGGCAGAGCCACCTCTATGAGTTTCTTAGGAGACTTGATTGAACTCATGAACTGGATTTAGTCTTGTCGGGTAAGCACGTGCTTGATGGCAGTAGCAAAGGGCAAATGTTCGGTTGCGTGAAGCTCTTGCGCTAGGAACTGTTGGCCGAGTACGGGGTCTACTTCGAAGAACTCGGCAATTTCTTCAGCCGTCTGTAGATAGCCCATCAACTCAGAACGGCGAATCGCTTTAAGTACGCCGTCTAGATTGAAGACGCGCATCGTCTCTGTGGCACGTCTGGCGGCAGCAGCACCGAGGCCCTTTCGCGGACGAACTGCACCGTGCGGCTCAAACACAAGCAGCAGCTCTGGGTCTTCGATATCGGGCTTGATCAATTCGTGATCTGCATAAGGGCGACCCTTGGCGTCTTTGTGCTTGCCGCAAGAGTCTTCACGGTTGCATGAGCCAAACAGGTTGTGCCAAGAGAAAGTCTGTGCCGGAACGCGGCCCTTCTGTACGAAGTGCTCAATGTGACGATCAGATTCACTGATGTCGGCCTCGCAATATGCACATCGCTTTCCCTGCATAGCACCAAGTGACTGCCAGATTTCTGCCTTTTGCTCGGGAGTCACATCACTCCAGTTTTGTGCGCCATGCCTGAATCCCGTCAAGCACAGCGGTGCGGGGCCGCGCGTCAATTGGCGCATCAGCTCTTCCCCCCGGCATGAGGCATGCTCGCTCGGTAGCCCTGCAGGCGAATCAATCGATCGCATTCACGAATGACGGGGTGATCTTCGCCAAAGTGCGTCACTAGCCGAGCTCTTAGGTCCAAACCATCCTCGTCCTGAAAGCGGTTCTGCAAGATGAGCGCGTGGTAGTCGGAAACCCAGCGAGCCTCGGGCACATCAGGGATCGGATCGACGCCCATGATTCGCGCGAGCAGGTCAGAGCTCGCGACGCCACGCGTTTGCCATCTCACACCATCAACGATAGTGCGCACCTTCCCATCATCTGGACTAACTTCATCGCGAAGGATGCGAATGCACGCTGCGTCAACGCTTGTCAAAACCTGAGGGCTGTGGGTGGTGACGATGAACTGGAGTCCGGGGAATGTTCGGCTCAGGTCGGTCAACACTGTCTGTTGCCAGCGCGGATGTAGGTGCATATCCACCTCATCAATCATCACCACGCCCTGGGTGCGCTGCGGGGCCTGTTCACCCAGGTGCGCGTTGAGCTTGTAGCAGCGATGAGCGATGTCCCCCACCAGCGCAAGCATGTTGCGGATGCCGTCGCTGAGCTGGCTTACCTTGAGCTGTCCAAGGTGCTCGTTCTGCAAGACTAGCTCTTCGTACTCGGCGCTGTAGCTCAGCGAGTGCCAGCCAGTGTGAGGCTTGAGCATCGAATCGACTGCTTGCTGAATGGCCTTGTATGGTGCGATGAGTCCATAGGGAACGTCCGCATCCATAGGCAATTGCCGCTCCAGATTCCGAATCTGAGCCTGCAGATATGCCTTGTGGATGCGCGTAAACCAGACAGCAAAATGCTTGTAGCTGGATGCAGGGTCCAGACAATCACGATACGCAAATGTTCGAGATAGCGTTTCCGGCTCTGCGCGCTCGTGTAGTGCCGTGAGTTTCTTTTGAGCCCACAAGCGACCAGTGCCGTAGTAGCCCAGCATTGGTAGATCGTCAGGCAGTCTTTTCCCGTCAGAAAAGACCCGCTGCTCAAGGACTTTGGCGACCTCGGAGAGATTCAGTGCGCCGACGACGACGAGGTCCTTTGTCTTGGTGTTCTTCTTGATGCTTTCGCGGTACCTAACACCCTGCCAAGGCAGGTCGGCTGC
It contains:
- a CDS encoding AAA family ATPase; this translates as MKIDHIHLKNYRCFAELAVDFHSGMTVLVAPNGQGKTSVLDAVKVALWPFVAGFDLGSTTNDVTGIHIDDVRREQMGSHEEDWRLPAEIKAHGQVQVRQLVIDGALADPVPSAAEARIDIAEAFAADLPWQGVRYRESIKKNTKTKDLVVVGALNLSEVAKVLEQRVFSDGKRLPDDLPMLGYYGTGRLWAQKKLTALHERAEPETLSRTFAYRDCLDPASSYKHFAVWFTRIHKAYLQAQIRNLERQLPMDADVPYGLIAPYKAIQQAVDSMLKPHTGWHSLSYSAEYEELVLQNEHLGQLKVSQLSDGIRNMLALVGDIAHRCYKLNAHLGEQAPQRTQGVVMIDEVDMHLHPRWQQTVLTDLSRTFPGLQFIVTTHSPQVLTSVDAACIRILRDEVSPDDGKVRTIVDGVRWQTRGVASSDLLARIMGVDPIPDVPEARWVSDYHALILQNRFQDEDGLDLRARLVTHFGEDHPVIRECDRLIRLQGYRASMPHAGGKS
- the ptuB gene encoding retron Ec78 anti-phage system effector HNH endonuclease PtuB; the encoded protein is MRQLTRGPAPLCLTGFRHGAQNWSDVTPEQKAEIWQSLGAMQGKRCAYCEADISESDRHIEHFVQKGRVPAQTFSWHNLFGSCNREDSCGKHKDAKGRPYADHELIKPDIEDPELLLVFEPHGAVRPRKGLGAAAARRATETMRVFNLDGVLKAIRRSELMGYLQTAEEIAEFFEVDPVLGQQFLAQELHATEHLPFATAIKHVLTRQD